In a single window of the Saccharothrix australiensis genome:
- a CDS encoding NAD(P)H-dependent flavin oxidoreductase, translated as MRIGTPVTRLLGVDLPVVQGGMSWASSSAALPLAVSRAGGLGVVAAGPMRLPDLAAAVAGVRRGTDRPFAVNLPLYRPGVDEVVDLLVRLRPPVLIASQGGPRRYLARFRDVGTVCLHVVAGVEHAVKAAECGVDGLVVVGGEAGGHPPPSQVSTLVLLRAVAAAVDLPLVASGGFADGRGLAAALALGAGAAQFGTRFLLSEEATVHPAYREAVLRAGVADTRLVGHGLGPVRTVANEFSARMAELEGAGADLETRRAEFAKATLRMAAQGGDVAHGKVEAGQSAGLVDRVLPAGEIVRRLAEEYAAAVAGLPRPEPPAG; from the coding sequence GTGAGGATCGGCACGCCGGTGACGCGGCTGCTGGGCGTGGACCTGCCGGTCGTGCAGGGTGGGATGTCCTGGGCGTCGTCGTCCGCGGCGCTGCCGCTGGCGGTGTCGCGCGCGGGCGGGCTCGGGGTGGTGGCGGCGGGGCCGATGCGGCTGCCCGACCTCGCCGCCGCGGTGGCCGGGGTGCGCCGGGGCACCGACCGGCCGTTCGCGGTGAACCTGCCACTGTACCGGCCGGGCGTGGACGAGGTGGTCGACCTGCTGGTGCGCCTGCGCCCGCCGGTGCTGATCGCGTCGCAGGGCGGGCCCCGGCGGTACCTCGCGCGGTTCCGGGACGTCGGCACGGTGTGCCTGCACGTGGTGGCCGGCGTGGAGCACGCCGTGAAGGCGGCGGAGTGCGGTGTGGACGGTCTCGTGGTGGTCGGCGGCGAGGCGGGCGGGCACCCGCCGCCGAGCCAGGTATCCACGCTGGTCCTGCTGCGGGCGGTGGCGGCGGCCGTGGACCTGCCCCTCGTGGCCTCGGGCGGGTTCGCCGACGGTCGCGGCCTGGCGGCGGCGCTGGCGCTGGGCGCGGGGGCGGCGCAGTTCGGCACCCGGTTCCTGCTCAGCGAGGAGGCCACCGTGCACCCGGCGTACCGGGAGGCGGTGCTGCGCGCGGGGGTGGCCGACACGCGCCTGGTCGGGCACGGCCTGGGGCCGGTGCGGACGGTGGCCAACGAGTTCTCCGCGCGCATGGCCGAGCTGGAGGGCGCGGGCGCGGACCTGGAGACGCGGCGGGCCGAGTTCGCCAAGGCGACGCTGCGCATGGCGGCGCAGGGCGGTGACGTGGCGCACGGCAAGGTCGAGGCCGGCCAGTCCGCCGGCCTGGTCGACCGGGTGCTGCCCGCCGGCGAGATCGTCCGCCGCCTCGCCGAGGAGTACGCCGCGGCGGTGGCCGGGCTGCCGCGCCCGGAACCGCCGGCCGGCTGA
- a CDS encoding helix-turn-helix domain-containing protein, whose amino-acid sequence MVRQPLTPEQIEAGRRLGVRLRLARAGRDLAEVAHAAGISPETLRKIETGRLPSPGFGTIVCLGEALGVPVQELAATWRGGDLPLEAVS is encoded by the coding sequence ATGGTCCGCCAACCGCTCACACCCGAGCAGATCGAAGCAGGCAGGCGCCTCGGCGTCCGGCTGCGCCTGGCGCGGGCAGGCCGCGACCTGGCGGAAGTCGCGCACGCGGCAGGCATCTCGCCGGAAACCCTGCGCAAGATCGAGACCGGGCGGCTGCCGTCGCCGGGGTTCGGCACGATCGTCTGCCTCGGCGAGGCGCTCGGCGTGCCGGTCCAGGAGTTGGCGGCCACCTGGCGCGGCGGCGACCTGCCGCTGGAAGCGGTCTCGTAG
- the map gene encoding type I methionyl aminopeptidase: MIELKTPAEIERMHVAGRFVAEVLSEVGRLAEVGVNLMDLEHHVRRMIDRRGAESCYWDYAPSFGRGPFRNVICLSVNDAVLHGLPHDYTLRDGDVLSADLAVGIDGWVADSARTIVVGTPDDEDLRVIRATEEALEAAIAVARPGNRLGDISAAIWAVARDHGYPVNTEFGGHGIGRTMHEELHVSNKGRAGRGLELRPGLTLALEPWFTRTTDRIVYDDDGWTIRSADGSRTAHSEHTIAITDDVPLVLTRREQEDPAHLG, encoded by the coding sequence GTGATCGAGCTGAAGACACCCGCGGAGATCGAGCGGATGCACGTGGCCGGGCGGTTCGTCGCCGAGGTGCTCTCCGAGGTCGGCCGCCTCGCCGAGGTGGGCGTCAACCTGATGGACCTGGAGCACCACGTGCGCCGCATGATCGACCGGCGCGGTGCGGAGTCCTGCTACTGGGACTACGCGCCGTCCTTCGGGCGCGGCCCGTTCCGCAACGTGATCTGCCTGTCCGTCAACGACGCCGTGCTGCACGGCCTCCCCCACGACTACACGCTGCGCGACGGTGACGTGCTCAGCGCGGACCTCGCGGTCGGCATCGACGGCTGGGTGGCCGACTCCGCGCGCACGATCGTCGTCGGCACACCCGACGACGAGGACCTGCGGGTCATCCGCGCCACCGAGGAGGCGCTGGAGGCCGCGATCGCGGTGGCGCGGCCGGGCAACCGCCTCGGTGACATCTCGGCGGCGATCTGGGCGGTGGCCCGCGACCACGGCTACCCGGTCAACACCGAGTTCGGCGGCCACGGCATCGGTCGCACCATGCACGAGGAGCTGCACGTCTCCAACAAGGGCCGGGCGGGGCGCGGCCTGGAGCTGCGGCCGGGGCTGACCCTGGCGCTCGAACCCTGGTTCACGCGCACGACGGACCGGATCGTCTACGACGACGACGGCTGGACCATCCGGTCGGCCGACGGCTCGCGCACCGCGCACTCCGAGCACACGATCGCCATCACCGACGACGTGCCCCTGGTGCTCACCCGGCGCGAGCAGGAGGACCCCGCCCACCTCGGCTGA
- a CDS encoding transaminase, producing the protein MTEDRPDPVAPGVDHRRLADLLARERAAWVDARPRARALHERARASQLHGTPQHWIKQFPPPVPLVVDRAHGARLRDTDGHEYADFGLAGTAALWGHGHPAVVAALRDQLDRGAVTLWPHEDHVWVTEELHRRFGLPFWQFTVSASDANRFALLLARVVTGRRRVLVFHRAYHGSVEQTCAVLTPFGVAAPPGVEPNGVDVRETTKVVEFNDLPALERALEPRDVAAVLTEPVMTNGGAVIHPDPGFHAALRDLTHRTGTLLVVDETQTIPAGPAGCTGALGLSPDLVTMGKWLAGGVPAGAYGMTEPVAAVAARYTASGDGGLGSTLAGGALAVRAMRAVLGEVMTEPTYAHLDRLAAHYAGDVAAVIEHHGLPWHVGRLGGRVSYAFTPEPPRAAGALRPGAGSAVRQALWLYLANRGVVLSGMNGAALFSPLTEETDVDLHGELFGSVVAELVAR; encoded by the coding sequence ATGACCGAGGACCGGCCGGACCCGGTGGCGCCCGGCGTCGACCACCGCCGCCTCGCCGACCTGCTGGCCCGCGAGCGCGCCGCGTGGGTCGACGCCAGACCGCGCGCCCGCGCGCTGCACGAGCGGGCGCGGGCGTCCCAGCTCCACGGCACGCCGCAGCACTGGATCAAGCAGTTCCCGCCGCCGGTGCCGCTCGTCGTGGACCGCGCGCACGGCGCGCGGCTGCGTGACACCGACGGCCACGAGTACGCCGACTTCGGGCTCGCCGGCACCGCCGCGCTGTGGGGCCACGGCCACCCCGCCGTCGTCGCCGCGCTGCGCGACCAGCTCGACCGCGGCGCGGTCACCCTCTGGCCGCACGAGGACCACGTGTGGGTCACCGAGGAGCTGCACCGGCGGTTCGGCCTGCCGTTCTGGCAGTTCACCGTGTCGGCGTCGGACGCCAACCGGTTCGCCCTGCTGCTGGCCAGGGTCGTCACCGGGCGGCGACGGGTGCTGGTGTTCCACCGCGCCTACCACGGCTCCGTCGAGCAGACCTGCGCCGTCCTGACGCCGTTCGGCGTCGCCGCGCCGCCCGGCGTGGAGCCCAACGGCGTGGACGTGCGCGAGACCACGAAGGTGGTGGAGTTCAACGACCTCCCGGCGCTCGAACGGGCGCTGGAGCCGCGCGACGTGGCCGCCGTGCTGACCGAGCCGGTGATGACCAACGGCGGCGCGGTGATCCACCCGGACCCCGGCTTCCACGCCGCCCTGCGCGACCTCACGCACCGCACCGGCACGCTGCTGGTCGTCGACGAGACCCAGACCATCCCGGCCGGTCCCGCCGGCTGCACCGGCGCGCTCGGCCTGTCGCCGGACCTGGTCACGATGGGCAAGTGGCTGGCCGGCGGGGTCCCGGCGGGCGCCTACGGCATGACCGAGCCGGTCGCGGCGGTCGCTGCGCGGTACACGGCGTCCGGCGACGGCGGCCTGGGCAGCACGCTGGCGGGCGGCGCGCTCGCCGTCCGGGCGATGCGCGCGGTGCTCGGCGAGGTCATGACGGAACCGACCTACGCCCACCTGGACCGCCTCGCCGCGCACTACGCGGGCGACGTCGCGGCGGTGATCGAGCACCACGGCCTGCCCTGGCACGTCGGGCGGCTCGGCGGGCGGGTCTCGTACGCCTTCACGCCCGAGCCGCCGCGCGCCGCCGGCGCGCTGCGCCCCGGCGCCGGCTCGGCGGTGCGCCAGGCGCTGTGGCTGTACCTGGCCAACCGGGGCGTGGTGCTGAGCGGCATGAACGGCGCGGCGCTGTTCTCGCCGCTGACCGAGGAGACCGACGTGGACCTGCACGGCGAGCTGTTCGGCTCGGTGGTCGCCGAGCTGGTGGCGCGGTGA
- a CDS encoding N,N-dimethylformamidase beta subunit family domain-containing protein, whose protein sequence is MTAALLGYVDPLGVAAGEEVRLMVSATVDYDVALLRLGHGSADARGPGVREEVVERLGSHAARVQPLPSGSYLRAPAHPGLDVDAFTVTAWIMPTMAAGRPRAVVARRDAGGRGGVGLDAAGLDAAGQGGAAPGGVGRSVAAPGGVGQGGAARDGAGQGGAGQGGGGRRGWALGLTADDRLAVWAGAGDAPLAVTDRPVPVGRWTFVAAAFDRTGVRVAQVPVPEWPVGSWRASARHSGPVDVGAAGIEPQVAAWWSGGAAAAHFNGRIDRPTILAGALDVVALGAAVAANTATAVNTAVTGGPAAPVLARWRPGRDTRGATVPDDGPHALHAEAVNTPARGVPGANWTGREIDFRLAPDEYDALHFHDDDLTDARWSPVLTLGLPEDLRSGVYAFRLACGSEQVRVPFFVRPPRGTTTARVAVLIPTFTYLAYANSHSSIERAGPDGPDFPVTPQHRWAAAHKVCSLYDHHRDGSGCYYASRRRPLTTITPNYTGPFGLWNLSADLCLTDWLDHEGVDHDVVCDDDLHAEGVAALAGYDVVLTGSHPEYWTGPMLDAHETYLARGGRVMYLGGNGYYWVTGVSPAAPHVVEIRRGHTGTRGWEVPPGETHLSTTGEAGGLWRHRGRPPQRHVGVGFTAQGGRGRGRPYRPVATAGGRGAFALSGVDGLIDAEALVSGAAAGMEIDRVDHALGSPPHTVVLATADGFDDHFQHAVEEVLTSDSRQGGTVEPRVRADLAFFEYPRGGAVFATGSIAWCTALGVAGYANPVARVTGNVLRRFLDPRPLEDDRSAGSDAAGSTAAGADGAEAGALESDAPDSAAPEEPERPRGRNDRGAAMTEEPR, encoded by the coding sequence GTGACCGCCGCGCTGCTCGGCTACGTCGACCCGCTCGGCGTCGCGGCGGGCGAGGAGGTCCGCCTGATGGTCAGCGCGACGGTGGACTACGACGTGGCGCTGCTGCGGCTGGGGCACGGCTCCGCCGACGCGCGCGGTCCCGGCGTCCGCGAGGAGGTCGTCGAGCGGCTGGGGTCGCACGCCGCACGGGTGCAGCCCCTGCCGTCCGGGTCCTACCTGCGCGCGCCCGCGCACCCCGGTCTCGACGTCGACGCGTTCACGGTCACCGCCTGGATCATGCCGACGATGGCCGCCGGCCGCCCGCGAGCCGTGGTCGCGCGGCGTGACGCGGGCGGTCGGGGCGGGGTCGGGCTGGACGCGGCCGGGCTGGACGCGGCCGGGCAGGGCGGGGCTGCGCCGGGTGGGGTCGGGCGGAGCGTGGCCGCGCCGGGTGGGGTCGGGCAGGGCGGGGCCGCGCGGGACGGTGCGGGGCAGGGCGGGGCCGGGCAGGGCGGGGGCGGTCGGCGCGGGTGGGCGCTCGGGCTGACCGCCGACGACCGGCTCGCGGTCTGGGCGGGCGCGGGGGACGCGCCGCTGGCCGTCACGGACCGGCCCGTGCCGGTGGGCCGGTGGACGTTCGTGGCCGCCGCCTTCGACCGCACCGGCGTTCGGGTGGCGCAGGTGCCCGTCCCGGAGTGGCCGGTCGGGTCCTGGCGCGCGTCGGCGCGGCACAGCGGGCCGGTGGACGTCGGCGCGGCCGGCATCGAGCCCCAGGTCGCGGCCTGGTGGTCGGGCGGTGCCGCCGCCGCGCACTTCAACGGCCGGATCGACCGCCCGACGATCCTGGCCGGCGCGCTCGACGTCGTGGCCCTGGGCGCGGCGGTGGCTGCGAACACGGCGACGGCTGTGAACACGGCGGTGACTGGGGGACCAGCAGCACCCGTGCTGGCGCGGTGGAGGCCGGGCCGCGACACCCGCGGTGCCACCGTCCCCGACGACGGACCGCACGCGCTGCACGCCGAGGCCGTCAACACGCCCGCCCGCGGCGTGCCGGGCGCGAACTGGACCGGCCGCGAGATCGACTTCCGCCTGGCGCCCGACGAGTACGACGCGCTGCACTTCCACGACGACGACCTCACGGACGCCCGCTGGTCGCCCGTGCTCACGCTGGGCCTGCCCGAAGACCTCCGCAGCGGCGTCTACGCGTTCCGCCTGGCGTGCGGGTCGGAGCAGGTGCGGGTCCCGTTCTTCGTGCGCCCGCCGCGCGGCACGACCACCGCGCGCGTCGCCGTGCTGATCCCGACGTTCACCTACCTCGCCTACGCCAACTCGCACTCCAGCATCGAGCGCGCGGGCCCGGACGGCCCCGACTTCCCCGTGACGCCGCAGCACCGCTGGGCCGCCGCGCATAAGGTGTGCAGCCTCTACGACCACCACCGCGACGGCAGCGGCTGCTACTACGCCTCGCGCCGGCGGCCGCTGACCACCATCACCCCGAACTACACCGGGCCGTTCGGGCTGTGGAACCTCAGCGCGGACCTGTGCCTGACCGACTGGCTCGACCACGAGGGCGTCGACCACGACGTGGTCTGCGACGACGACCTGCACGCCGAGGGCGTCGCGGCGCTGGCCGGCTACGACGTGGTGCTCACCGGGTCGCACCCGGAGTACTGGACCGGCCCGATGCTCGACGCGCACGAGACCTACCTCGCGCGCGGCGGGCGGGTGATGTACCTGGGCGGCAACGGCTACTACTGGGTGACCGGGGTGTCGCCGGCCGCGCCGCACGTCGTGGAGATCCGGCGCGGGCACACCGGGACGCGCGGCTGGGAGGTGCCGCCGGGCGAGACGCACCTGAGCACCACGGGCGAGGCGGGCGGGCTGTGGCGGCACCGCGGCCGTCCGCCGCAGCGGCACGTCGGCGTGGGGTTCACGGCGCAGGGCGGTCGCGGTCGTGGACGCCCGTACCGACCGGTGGCGACGGCCGGCGGGCGCGGCGCGTTCGCGCTGTCCGGAGTGGACGGTCTGATCGACGCGGAGGCGCTGGTGAGCGGTGCCGCCGCGGGCATGGAGATCGACCGCGTCGACCACGCGCTGGGCTCGCCGCCGCACACGGTCGTGCTCGCGACGGCCGACGGCTTCGACGACCACTTCCAGCACGCCGTCGAGGAGGTGCTGACGTCGGACTCGCGGCAGGGCGGCACGGTCGAGCCGCGGGTGCGGGCCGACCTGGCGTTCTTCGAGTACCCGCGCGGTGGGGCGGTGTTCGCCACCGGCTCGATCGCCTGGTGCACCGCGCTCGGCGTGGCCGGGTACGCGAACCCCGTGGCCAGGGTGACCGGGAACGTGCTGCGCCGGTTCCTCGATCCCCGGCCGCTGGAGGACGACCGGTCCGCCGGGTCCGATGCCGCCGGGTCCACCGCCGCCGGGGCCGATGGCGCCGAGGCCGGTGCCCTCGAAAGCGACGCGCCCGACAGCGCTGCCCCAGAGGAGCCGGAACGACCGAGGGGCCGGAACGACCGAGGAGCCGCGATGACCGAGGAGCCGCGATGA
- a CDS encoding LLM class flavin-dependent oxidoreductase, translating to MRTPTRFSLGAPTEPGLLVPFARRAEELGFDGLWTQDTVGGANPSLDGLHVLSHLAAVTRRVRLGIGVLYSGRRNPAVLARELATIDRLSGGRLTVGLGVGNAHHRPALAALGIDTGRPVRRLVEGIGVLRALWSGGDHHGELYSFSGVRSQPAPVQRPGPPIWLGARAEPALRRAARIADGWLGAAPVSSAEFLRQLDVVRRELADTGRDPAGFAVAKCVYLAVEDAEWRARARLTPAFDRAFGGNPVYDSTGMADRVAVFGPPDRCAERLRELVEAGVDELVLYPVYDRLAQLDACAEVVAALTGARR from the coding sequence GTGCGCACGCCGACCCGGTTCTCGCTCGGCGCGCCCACCGAGCCGGGGCTGCTCGTCCCGTTCGCCCGCCGGGCCGAGGAACTGGGCTTCGACGGCCTGTGGACGCAGGACACCGTGGGCGGCGCGAACCCCTCCCTCGACGGGCTGCACGTGCTGTCCCACCTGGCGGCGGTCACCCGGCGCGTGCGGCTGGGCATCGGGGTGTTGTACTCCGGGCGGCGCAACCCGGCCGTGCTGGCCCGCGAGCTGGCCACGATCGACCGGCTCTCCGGCGGCAGGCTCACCGTCGGGCTCGGCGTCGGCAACGCCCACCACCGGCCCGCCCTCGCCGCGCTGGGCATCGACACCGGTCGCCCGGTGCGGCGGCTGGTCGAGGGCATCGGCGTCCTGCGGGCCCTGTGGAGCGGCGGGGACCACCACGGCGAGCTGTACTCCTTCTCGGGCGTCCGGTCGCAGCCCGCGCCGGTGCAGCGGCCCGGTCCGCCGATCTGGCTCGGCGCGCGGGCCGAGCCCGCGCTGCGGCGCGCGGCGCGGATCGCGGACGGCTGGCTCGGCGCGGCCCCGGTGTCCTCGGCGGAGTTCCTGCGCCAGCTCGACGTCGTGCGCCGGGAACTCGCCGACACCGGGCGCGACCCGGCCGGCTTCGCGGTGGCCAAGTGCGTGTACCTCGCGGTGGAGGACGCGGAGTGGCGGGCCCGCGCGCGTCTGACGCCGGCGTTCGACCGGGCCTTCGGCGGCAACCCGGTGTACGACTCCACCGGGATGGCCGACCGCGTCGCCGTGTTCGGCCCGCCGGACCGCTGCGCGGAGCGGCTGCGGGAACTGGTCGAGGCGGGGGTGGACGAGCTGGTGCTGTACCCGGTGTACGACCGGCTGGCGCAGCTCGACGCGTGCGCCGAGGTGGTCGCCGCGCTGACCGGGGCGCGGCGGTGA
- a CDS encoding GNAT family N-acetyltransferase, with amino-acid sequence METVIEPATPADADDLLRLRGDAEEWLARRNIDQWRPGWLSPDDVRAQIDAGEWHVARCGGAVRGGFRLLWSDEPVWRSRNAFAAYVHALVTDRRCAGAGLGGRLLGWVADHAREVGAPLLRLDCVAHNRRLREYYAGLGFREVGRREFGVGWVHVLLEKSTDRRC; translated from the coding sequence GTGGAGACGGTGATCGAACCGGCGACGCCGGCGGACGCGGACGACCTCCTGCGGCTGCGTGGCGACGCCGAGGAGTGGTTGGCGCGCCGGAACATCGACCAGTGGCGACCGGGCTGGCTGTCGCCCGACGACGTCCGCGCGCAGATCGACGCCGGCGAGTGGCACGTCGCGCGGTGCGGCGGCGCGGTGCGCGGCGGGTTCCGGCTGCTCTGGTCGGACGAACCGGTCTGGCGGTCGCGGAACGCCTTCGCGGCCTACGTGCACGCCCTGGTCACCGACCGGCGGTGCGCGGGCGCCGGCCTCGGCGGCAGGCTGCTGGGGTGGGTCGCCGACCACGCGCGGGAGGTCGGCGCGCCGCTGCTGCGGCTGGACTGCGTCGCGCACAACCGGCGGCTCCGCGAGTACTACGCGGGCCTGGGCTTCCGGGAGGTCGGGCGGCGCGAGTTCGGCGTCGGCTGGGTGCACGTGCTGCTGGAGAAGTCGACCGATCGTCGGTGTTGA
- a CDS encoding ABC transporter permease produces the protein MDRHLPTARRRWLPRRLLSGATVVLLVSALVFAATRVLPGDPARAVLGHEATPDRVAALRAELGLDRPLVAQYLTWLGDLLTGDPGHSLVTREPVAGLIGDRAVNSAVLVLLAAVLVVPLSVLVGAVAGRHRDRPFDRAVLATTLGLTALPEFVIALLLVILLSTTVFPLLPATVLLAPGESPLADPAQLVLPVTALVLGVLPYLSRLVRGSVIDVYESEYVRTARLKGVPEGAVLRRHVLPNALVPAVQGTALALAYLTGGVVVVEQVFNYPGLGSALVDAVQNRDFPVIQSVCLVFAACYVVFNLLGDVATVWVTPRLRTAAR, from the coding sequence TTGGACCGGCACTTGCCCACCGCGCGCCGCCGATGGCTGCCGCGCCGGCTGCTGTCCGGCGCGACCGTGGTGCTGCTGGTCTCCGCGCTCGTCTTCGCCGCCACGCGGGTGCTGCCCGGCGACCCGGCCCGCGCGGTGCTCGGGCACGAGGCGACGCCGGACCGGGTGGCCGCGCTGCGCGCCGAGCTGGGCCTCGACCGGCCCCTGGTCGCGCAGTACCTGACGTGGCTGGGCGACCTCCTGACCGGCGATCCGGGCCACTCCCTGGTCACCCGCGAGCCGGTCGCCGGGCTGATCGGCGACCGGGCGGTCAACTCCGCGGTGCTGGTGCTGCTCGCCGCGGTCCTCGTGGTGCCGCTCTCGGTGCTCGTCGGCGCGGTCGCCGGCCGCCACCGCGACCGCCCGTTCGACCGCGCCGTCCTGGCGACCACCCTCGGGCTCACCGCGCTGCCCGAGTTCGTCATCGCGCTCCTGCTGGTGATCCTGCTGTCCACCACGGTGTTCCCGCTGCTGCCCGCCACCGTGCTGCTCGCGCCGGGCGAGAGCCCCCTCGCGGACCCGGCGCAGCTGGTGCTGCCGGTGACCGCGCTGGTGCTGGGCGTGCTGCCGTACCTGTCCCGACTGGTGCGCGGGTCGGTGATCGACGTCTACGAGTCGGAGTACGTGCGCACCGCGCGGCTCAAGGGCGTGCCGGAGGGTGCCGTGCTGCGCCGGCACGTGCTGCCCAACGCGCTGGTGCCGGCGGTCCAGGGCACCGCGCTGGCGCTGGCCTACCTCACCGGCGGCGTCGTGGTGGTCGAGCAGGTGTTCAACTACCCCGGCCTCGGCAGCGCCCTGGTGGACGCGGTGCAGAACCGGGACTTCCCGGTGATCCAGTCGGTGTGCCTGGTGTTCGCCGCCTGCTACGTGGTGTTCAACCTGCTCGGTGACGTGGCGACGGTGTGGGTGACGCCCCGGCTGCGGACGGCCGCCCGGTGA
- a CDS encoding ABC transporter permease: MSPARSPGAVRRCLREPRTRVGLAATGLVLLVVFLGPFLAPHAHSDIVGAPYAPPSATAPLGTDYLGEDVLSRVLTGGGGIVWISFAGTLAGVAVGAVVGMTAAYSGGLLDEVLMRAMDVLRAFPPLVLILLLVSVARAEPALMPLVVAVAWVPQVARVAYGAAREVASREFVESAETLGASRFRIVRREILPNVATPLAVDFGLRLTWSTGIVAAMSFLGVGLQPPAADWGLMIKENYQGLALQPWGVVAPLLCVAVFTFGTNLVTEGFARAVAGVPPRRVAP; this comes from the coding sequence GTGAGCCCGGCGCGCTCGCCCGGCGCGGTGCGGCGCTGCCTGCGCGAGCCCCGGACGCGGGTGGGGCTCGCGGCGACCGGGCTGGTGCTGCTGGTGGTCTTCCTCGGCCCGTTCCTCGCGCCGCACGCGCACAGCGACATCGTCGGCGCGCCGTACGCGCCGCCGTCGGCCACCGCACCGCTGGGCACCGACTACCTCGGCGAGGACGTGCTCTCCCGCGTGCTGACCGGTGGCGGCGGCATCGTGTGGATCTCGTTCGCCGGCACGCTGGCCGGTGTCGCGGTCGGCGCGGTCGTCGGCATGACGGCCGCGTACAGCGGTGGCCTGCTGGACGAGGTGCTGATGCGCGCGATGGACGTGCTGCGCGCGTTCCCGCCGCTGGTGCTCATCCTGCTGCTGGTGTCGGTGGCGCGGGCGGAGCCGGCGCTGATGCCGCTGGTCGTCGCCGTCGCGTGGGTGCCCCAGGTGGCGCGCGTGGCCTACGGCGCGGCGCGCGAGGTGGCGTCGCGCGAGTTCGTCGAGTCGGCGGAAACCCTTGGCGCGTCCCGGTTCCGCATCGTGCGCCGGGAGATCCTGCCGAACGTCGCGACGCCGCTGGCGGTGGACTTCGGCCTGCGGCTCACCTGGTCCACCGGCATCGTGGCCGCGATGAGCTTCCTCGGCGTCGGCCTCCAGCCGCCGGCGGCCGACTGGGGACTGATGATCAAGGAGAACTACCAGGGCCTGGCACTGCAGCCGTGGGGCGTCGTGGCGCCCCTGCTGTGCGTCGCGGTCTTCACCTTCGGCACGAACCTGGTGACCGAGGGCTTCGCCCGCGCGGTCGCCGGCGTCCCGCCCCGGCGGGTGGCCCCGTGA